The genomic DNA GTGAATTATTAATGCCTCTACAGCTGTCAATCTTCAGCTTCTTCAGATCCGAAGAAACGCTGGATTTCTTTTGCAAATGCATCTAGAGTGTGGTATTGCTCACTTTCAGGAGTTTTTGAAAAAGGTAACACTGATTCCCCTTTGaattcagacttttttaaaCACCCCGCTGAGAAACGACAGCGGCAAACAAAGATTGAATCTGTGCGAGTCTCATTCAATCTCCTCTTCAGGCAATCCCAGCAGGGTTTACagctcttcatcctcctctgcctccAGCTCTCCTGGTGCAGTGCTGCGTTGAGTCTGGCCTTTTTGCCCAAGAATGTACATGTGACCTAAATGACATGGTTGGAGACTAATGGAACCTGATGAGCTTGTGTGGATCCAGGCGTATTCATCCCATGTGCTGCAATGAAACACCAGGGGGCAAAGACTAGTTTTCATTTATATCTCCACTATGCCTGGACAACAGTGCAACATGGAAGTAAGACAAATGACTCTCTTTATGGTGAGTAAAAAGTCTCTTTAAAAAGGACCACAATATACCTTCTCAATGACAAACACCTCAACAGACCTTCAGAAACTAATTTAACAAATCACACGCTAACTATTTTCAGTGACTCTAAGAGGGCACTAAGCAGTGTTCCAACGTTCGGTGATGTATTCAAAAACCTTAACTAGCGACTGGACGAAATCTTGTgtctaaatgttttaaaactaaaaaaagctGTTCTGAAATGGCAGCCACCACACAAACGAGTGCCAGCGTGCTGTCTCTCAAGATAACATCTGATGAACTGAATTCTCTCTACCcctaaatgaaaacattcaaGCCTCAGTGTCTAACTTGCTTTTGCTTGGTTGCCAATATggcttggattttttttaaatcagggTCACATACAATTTTGAAAGTACAATTGAGAATGACTTTGCCAATTTTTGGTTTTGACAACAGTCACTGCTCACATTATTATTCCTGTTGCAAACTTTGTCAAGACATTTGCTGTCAGCTTTTACAGTTACAGGCTTAAATGTGCACTGAACAATATAAGTTTATATTAAAATAGATGAAATGACTGCGAGCAATGTGCAGGGATGGGTTCAATTTATTCAGTTTTGGATCCAACACCAAGTTAGGATACCCAGATTTGCTCATCCCCAATGAATGCTCTCTTATAATAATCAAATTGTCAGGTTTTAGGCTGCCACTAATTGTTAGTATCATAGATTCTAAATATTAGAAGTAATGCCTAAACCTCATTAGGTGCCAGAGTGTTGCACCGATACAGATTTCTGTATTGATGATCATGATATTGACAGATAATAGCAGAATCAGAATACAGTAGAGtcaatatattgtatattgttgtATACTGAGTGATAGGTCTGTTAATGTGGCTGGCGAATAACTGACAGTGATTCAAACCTCAGTCACACCAAATCTAAATAAGCAGCACAAGACTTTATGATGATGTTTATGGTAAACTAGAGCAGAATGGATCCTTGAGCAGGACTGGTGATCCATTGTGAATTTGTTATTGATCTAATTTCACAGACATCCAGATTTCACCCAAACAGGCAGCATTTCTGTTCATCAATGAGTATCTTCTGCAGAATGACACAAAGGAAAGTCCCATCTGATATAGCATGCATATTGTGTTTTcctgcacaaataaaaacactgggTCAAAGTTTTACCCACTTAAAAGTTATTAATGAACAAACTAAgacatgttattttaaaattagatGATTATAACAAGATTTAGTTTGGGTAAATAACCCCAACAGTAACTGGGTCAAAACAACCCCTAGTCTTGAGTGGCTTTCTGGGTAACATTAACTCAGTATTGTGTTGGTGCCATACTGACTCAAAGGGGGTgtctacatttatattcatcaGTAAGCAGCTTCTGATCTCTCTCACTTCATTTCGGTATGAATGCAACAATGTAAACAAAGTGTCTTGGATCGATGTTTACACTGAATCgatgtatgtgtctgtgcagCTAACGTACTGTATATGTAGGCAGCAATTGAGCTGTAACTGAAAGGACACATTAATGTGAAACTCTGTCATTGATATTTTCAGCATCTTTTCACCAATACAAGAGCTTTtcacaaactgaatgaaaaagtgACAATCACAATAATTTTTCCATGTTTGAAGATACGGACTTTAATCTTTGTGACCCctgttgttctgttttgtaAAGATTTGTTGCTGCACTTTTCAGTATTTCTCGAATTCTCAAAGAATAAGTCATGCTTAAGGACAATCAGCGACCATCTTTGTAGTTCCCTTCAGCTCTTTTACCATGTTACATCTAACATTGCTCCATATCAGCTGAATATGTCAATGAtctgtttactgtttgttttactgcccccaagtggccaaaaaaaggaaatgtgaaTCCAGGTTTAAACTTCATAATGatacaacacagaaaaagaaatagaCAGTGTTATAGCATGAAcaataattaaacaaattaaattatatgtGACATATTACATTTAAGGATGGTTATTGGTCCTGTTCTGCATCAGGAGAGGAATTCTATTGAAATGTTGGTCAAACAGTGGCACTGGTTTAGCCCTCATTATATTGCATGTACTGTCATTAAGGTATTTTTTTTGTCCAGGTTTGTCCCAGCCTGAGTGTGTATGAGCCAAAATAGAAAACATAGCAAAATACTCTCTATATATTTGAAACATGATgctaaaacagacacaaactaGGAATTCCAGTTATTAACCCATTAATAGTTTTTCTTTATCTATTAGATTTTGGATTTCATGAAGAACATCATTCTTAGACTGACACTCTTGGTTTGTTTTGGCCTCTGAATGCACCCAGCACACGTCCTGTCTCTGAGGTCAGACTGCTCAGTTCATGGCTGAGGTCAGTGAGGTCACAGTAGATGTTGATGAGCAGTAGATAATTGATCTCACCTCCACTAGCTGGTCTTCTTTCACCACATCGAGGTGAAGTCCTGGGAGAGGTGTCCCTGACcaggtaacaaaaacaacactttccTTTTCTAATTCTACATTGATTCACAACTTATTAACAATCACAGCCGGCATTCTGgcaagaaatgtattatttctgacTATTTGGTTTGTTGGTTGGTGAATTACAAAAAAGCTGAAGACGAAATGTACGCACGGATTTATCTGGTTATATGCTATTTGGTTATGAGACAAAATATCggacaaaaaatgtgtatgcaTTTCTGTCCGGttgaccaaaaaacaacaactgccTCCCCTGACGCTGCTAGACTGGCTCAAAAGCATTATCTGGTGTTTCAGAGTATCGTGTTGTTTCAGCTCACCAATGCCTTTCCTAAAAATGAGCCATGGCATGTTGTGGTGGATGTTGCCAAGTATTCATGTCCTTAGGAAAACTTCCAGACAGGCATTGTTGGATAAAATGTCTATCCCGATGCTCACGATAATTAAAAGTCTAATGTAATGTTATCAGCACATTAGATTGTGATATAACGTATTTACAAGTAGAAAGGAATCTTAATGATTGATCAGTTAATTACGCTTAAATATTGCAACATCCTCTTGAAATACAACAACGATCCAACTTCAATATTGTACAACTTGAAAAGCCAGCAACATGATGGTTGCAGGGAAAGCTGGCTGATGGTGCAACACTCCAACAAACTAGTAGAGGCTGTAGTGATGTGCATGCAGAGGCAAGTATTCAGAGGTTTTgctttttgatttaaaaaatgacatggTGGAGCGCCCtcgtagctgagtggttacctgcaatgtccctggttcgaatccggaAAGTGACCTCTGTTGGATACCATAgcccttgtttcctgtcggcctctctgccaccaactgtccaatcaagacaaaaaaaaaaaaaaaagtgccaaaaatattttaaaaagacacgTTGCCTATTAAACGTAGAGGATGTACTAAACTACATTGAGattgtcattaatattgttgGTGACGGTGACAcaagacacccccccccccaaaaagaaaagaagagaagcaCACCAATACAACTGGAACAGATGGAAAATAAGTGTTCACAAATAGTTCCGATTAAAATGAGTAAATAGTGTTACACTGATAAACACAGGTGTGTAGATTGTTGCAGCTGTGTTTTCTATAAGTGAGGTGTCAGGTGGCTGGTTAGGCTAATTTCATGCCTGTGCACTTCTTATATGAAATCAAACTGCAGCACTTTCTGTTAAAGCAGAAGGCTGGTCACACACTTAAAGTTTTAGTGTTTGATTCCTGGAGTATATTTGCTCTCTGGACTCTCCCACTAATCCTGTGGGGAACAGACCTCCCTGGCTGCATGCTGCCTGAACCTGTACAGCACAGGTTGCCAGCTCTTGCTACGGTGATAAACTATGTAATAGTCAGTTTCACTTGCATAACAtcaatttacacacacaaagtcacaccCATGAATGCAATGCTGCAGGTTGAAGAGCTTAGTGTGGAGGGAAATGTCTTTAGGCAATAAAGCTTACCACATTGAAATTATTGTAGACCAAGATTATTCCATAACACATTACCTGCTATCTCTGCTCTCTAGTCGTAAATCTTCAGGACTGGATCAAGATAAACTGGCAACCCATACTGCACAACATCGGTATGAACAGAAACCCTAGTTTATTTATATCTAAATTCATAATAGGCCCAATTTATTGCTAATGATGCAGCGTAGAGtccgaccgatatatcggtcagccgatgttggcctatcacagatatattggtattggcgtatatgttgtctgatattttaaaaaagttatataggcagcatttattgtatatttgatcatttttcttaagtTAAATTTATatgtactttttaattttatttagttacttataattattaaattcccagtgtagTTAACTGTTTCAGTGCGTttgtcattttacacaataaagtttgtcaaatggtaaaaatgttatgccttcattacatatcGTAAGTGTACGATAACTACATTTGAGGGATCAATGCAAAAAAATTATGTTCAGGTACATATCTTTCTATATAAAATTATCGGCTGACATACAGTATCAATAGAATTTTTGTACCCCAAATATTGGTATTTgcccacccccccaaaaaaaaaaaacctagtaTCAGTCAGGCCGTAGTGCAGAGTAATCAAATACCAGTTTTAAATGCTTACAATTGGACAATTTTGTATCGGAAGACATTAGAAAGACGGAAGCAGCACCAACAAGCATGACGTTTATAATGCAAACCCCTATGGATCGATCAAATGCATGCGTGTATTTGACCTGTGATCGTGACCCCTCGGTCCTCTGTGATGGGCAATTAACGAAGAATGGTTCACAGCTGCCAGTATGGTCCACTTGGATCATTATCATGAGGTCTTAGCATTTCTACAATGTCAGCCAAGACATTTATAGACACCAATAATCCCCTTAGACATGTTAACTGTCTCCTGCAGAAATCTTTAAATATAATCCTTTCACATACTGACTACCATTACTGACATAATTGGCTACTGTTAGCATACTTTCTACGTTTATGCCTCACTAACCACCTTATTTTCATGACCTTTTTTGGTGGTTTGTTGCCGTCTTTGCCCACGCATTTTCTCTCACTGAATGCTGGGAAGCAGGACTGCAGCGATAAGATATATGGGAACTGTAGTACTTCTTGAAGAGTCTTAAATGAGATGGGACAATATACACTTTACACATTCTTTATGTACAGTGATCGTAACGTTTACAGGGTACCCAGGAATACAGAgcatacaaacaaaataaaaaaaaggggcaTAAGCAACATATTAGTAGTGATACATTACAGGCAACAAAGGATACACTATAAACCCTGTAACGGTTGACTTTTCTGTCTGGACTTCATTATTCAATCACCATCTTCAGACCAAGACAGTAGATATAGTTCCACTATAACGAAACATAACTAAACACAAAACATTCTTTGCCCTGAAAACATGAACAGTCTCTTGACCAGCTGTATTCCAAAAGTAACATTACTTTCAAATTAGCCTCCAGGTAGCCTGCTAATGCTCTGTTGACTTGAAATGATTGTCATCAATAGTAGAGAAGACATGGCCTTTATTTGTCAGAAATGTCAATGATGTCCTGTACAAGAAAGGAGACCATCTGTAAACATCTCTCCTTGTTATagttatacagtacattatgcATGTATATACGGGTCCCTGGAATAGATCTTGGTCCTAGACTAACAAACAGTATGTGGAGTAATAGGAGGCTCCAGACAAACCAGTTGAGCACCTACTAATTTCTATCTTCTGTCACTCAGAGGAACTATCATTACCTCAAAAGTGAAAACATTAATGCATTTATACATAGATATGCAAATGTTCAATATATACACAGTACATACAAAAAGGTATGGTGAGCTGAGAAGGTACCTGATGTCTTTCATACTGAGGTAGCCCAGCTCAGTCTTCAGATTGTCAAAACCGATACCATCAGTACGGACGGAGAATCTCCTGATTACTTGCAACACCTTAAATGGGGATCAAAAATTACCTTCTAGCCCTGTGATGCGATGTTATGATAACTTGTAGTATTGGACATCAAAGCTTGGCGAAGAAAACTGAAGATATCTACCAAGTAAAATATGTGATATAGGTAAAATTATGCTTTAAAAACTCACTAACCTCCCCCTGCATGCTGGACAAACCATGTGGTAAGATGCCTTCAGAATGTCCATCAGGCCGGCTGAGGGCTCTTCCGGGCAGCGGGGAAGCAGTGGTATTCATGTTCACATCAAACatctggattaaaaaaaaaagaaaatgtcaaatgcatGAAATATCAGGCCAATACTGCAAATTCTACTCAGTACATAGCACATCAttgaatacttaaaaaaaaggtataaaacAAAAGATGTTACTGGTACCTTTCCAAAACGCTGCATGTGAGCTTGTACCACTTCCAACATGTGGGATGTGATCTCATTCAGGTCCTTGATATGACGGATAGTCATTGCCAgcaatgacctttgaccctaatgcaaaaaaaaactgaatttgtcATACAGTATAAGGTCACCGGTGTTCCTTTGTGTTCACTCCCCTTTAAATCCCACTAAACCCTTTGTTAGTATTACGTACTTCGTAATTCCGTAGACTTCCTATAACTTTCACATATTTTCCAGGAGGAGAAGCAAATGTCATCGGAGTGCAGACCTGTCCAGAGTAACAGTTTGAAATTGATCATCTATCAAAAAAAAATAGTACAGTTTGCAGTGCTCATTTATTTTCCACATAGAGTTCTGAAATGAGCTTTTCAAAACCACATGCCTCCGTGTTAACCCACTCCTGCACATTCAAAGGTGGACCGGTCATGTCGTCCACAGAGTACTGGACATTTGTCGAGAAGGGAGCGTATCCTCTGACGACGCCCACTACAGACACCTGCAGCGAAAGAAGCACAGCAAACTCAACACGAGATGTCCATGTGCCAGTTTCACTTAAGAATTTTGAAATTGAAGGCCACATTCTGTATTTAATGGAATAGTTCagcagttttgttttctttctctgttagATGAGGAGATTGATACCACCCTTGcatctgtacagtaaataagtTAGCTTAGCAACAAGGCTGGAAGCAGGGGAAAAACAGTGACCCTTGCTCTGCCCGCAGGTATCAGTGCTTCTACAACTCACCTAGTAAACAcctcatatcttttttttttttttttttttaaataggtacaaaaactgaacttttttagttttatggTGGTTGTGTGCAGCACTTTATCAGGAAGGGTCACTTCCTAGAGTCTCCGCTGGTTACTTGGCAACCTTAAAGTGACACTAAGATTAAACAACCAACCTTGAatattaattagtgagcttcagGAGGTGTTCATAGAGAGGTTTAACCACTGGACAGAGCCAGGCCAGTTGTTTAGATTcactgtgtgttgtatgtgtatgtgtttatttggaTTCTTTGGATGCACCCTATCACCCTGCAAAACAGGAACCGCCTGCTGAATGTGATTAAGGTCTGCTCAAAAATCATTGAGCAACCTGTTCGAACTCTCACTGCCCTAAATGAtcagcagacaggaaacagaataTGGGAGGGGTCCTGTAGAATCCTGCGTGCTGATTTTACAGAGTTCGAGTGGCTCCCCTCAGGACACAGACTTCCAGTTCTTAATCACTGACCCCcataaacaaacttttttttaccattttttcttttacataaacTAAGATTTTTGATCACAAATCTAAATGCACTTTATAATCAAAGCactttataaattattattcatgtgttttatgttgcaGTGCGTGTGCAGCTTgattgtgcagtgtgtgtgttgctcgTGTTTTTagattgtgtttcttttttagctACCCTTTTTAAATTGCCCCTGGGGGACAAATAAAGtgatttgaatttaattgaacTGGATTACAGTCTtggtgctaagctaagctaaacatttcctgactgtagcttcatatttaaaacaGACCAACATGACTGGAGTATTTATTTGAAAATTTGACATGTCAAACTCATTCTTTAAATCAGGCACATGTCCC from Scomber scombrus chromosome 16, fScoSco1.1, whole genome shotgun sequence includes the following:
- the LOC133995960 gene encoding replication protein A 32 kDa subunit-like codes for the protein MISPQRGRLEILPCTVSQLLTASTVSNDSFAIRDWELNQVSVVGVVRGYAPFSTNVQYSVDDMTGPPLNVQEWVNTEVCTPMTFASPPGKYVKVIGSLRNYEGQRSLLAMTIRHIKDLNEITSHMLEVVQAHMQRFGKMFDVNMNTTASPLPGRALSRPDGHSEGILPHGLSSMQGEVLQVIRRFSVRTDGIGFDNLKTELGYLSMKDIRTSLTFLTNKGHVFSTIDDNHFKSTEH